One window of Carassius auratus strain Wakin chromosome 17, ASM336829v1, whole genome shotgun sequence genomic DNA carries:
- the LOC113117232 gene encoding gap junction beta-4 protein — MNWAFLQGLLSGVNKYSTAFGRVWLSIVFLFRVMVFVVAAEKVWGDEQKDFACNTAQPGCHNVCYDHFFPVSHIRLWALQLIFVTCPSFLVVLHVAYREERERKHRIKFGEGCQRLYANTGKKRGGLWWTYVLSLVFKMGVDATFVYLLYHIYEGYDFPTLVKCSESPCPNVVDCFISRPTEKRIFTIFMVVTSVVCILLSLCEILYLVGKRCFECIHRMRGSRQINKARSIANMRSSNTHLDSNSKKLACTSQPAPAYSTVISS, encoded by the coding sequence ATGAATTGGGCTTTTCTTCAGGGTCTCCTGAGTGGGGTCAACAAGTACTCCACCGCATTCGGCCGTGTCTGGCTGTCCATAGTCTTCCTGTTCAGGGTCATGGTCTTCGTCGTAGCTGCGGAGAAGGTATGGGGTGACGAGCAGAAAGACTTTGCATGTAACACTGCTCAGCCAGGCTGCCATAACGTTTGCTACGACCACTTCTTCCCGGTGTCCCACATACGTCTGTGGGCTCTGCAGCTCATCTTCGTCACCTGTCCGTCGTTCCTCGTGGTGCTGCATGTGGCCTATCGTGAGGAGCGTGAACGGAAGCATCGTATCAAATTCGGCGAGGGCTGTCAGCGGTTGTACGCCAACACCGGGAAGAAACGCGGCGGTCTTTGGTGGACGTACGTCCTCTCGCTGGTTTTTAAAATGGGAGTGGATGCGACTTTCGTGTATCTCCTGTATCACATCTATGAGGGCTATGACTTCCCCACCCTGGTGAAGTGTTCTGAGAGTCCCTGCCCTAATGTGGTGGATTGCTTCATCTCGCGGCCCACAGAGAAGCGTATCTTCACCATCTTCATGGTGGTGACAAGCGTGGTGTGCATCCTGCTCTCCCTCTGCGAAATCCTCTACCTGGTGGGCAAACGCTGCTTTGAATGTATTCACAGGATGCGGGGCTCACGGCAGATAAACAAGGCAAGGTCCATCGCTAACATGAGGAGCTCAAATACTCATTTAGATTCAAACAGCAAGAAACTGGCATGCACCAGCCAGCCAGCGCCAGCATACAGTACGGTCATCTCATCTTAA
- the LOC113117235 gene encoding gap junction beta-3 protein-like, which translates to MDWKTFQALLSGVNKYSTAFGRIWLSVVFVFRVMVYVVAAERVWGDEQKDFDCNTKQPGCANVCYDYFFPISHIRLWALQLIFVTCPSLMVVMHVKYRDERERKFREKHGEKAKLYDNTGKKHGGLWWTYLISLFVKTGIEITFLYILHHIYDSFYLPRLVKCEVQPCPNVVDCYIGRPTEKRVFTYFMVGASALCIVLSVCEIIYLISKRVIRCANKCKRHQRSSTPLNGRYQDEDSNCTIPLHELGRKSEFKSESKPDFKPEYKPGTKPQFKSELKPTFKPAYRSSGDMIASAPNLSVPMYKMQSDII; encoded by the coding sequence ATGGACTGGAAGACTTTTCAAGCCCTGCTCAGTGGGGTGAATAAATACTCCACTGCATTTGGCCGGATCTGGCTCTCAGTGGTTTTTGTGTTCAGGGTGATGGTTTACGTTGTAGCGGCTGAGAGAGTTTGGGGCGATGAGCAGAAAGACTTTGACTGCAACACCAAGCAGCCGGGCTGCGCAAACGTCTGCTATGACTACTTCTTCCCCATTTCCCACATCCGACTGTGGGCCCTGCAGCTCATCTTCGTCACCTGTCCATCACTGATGGTGGTCATGCACGTGAAGTACCGGGACGAGCGCGAACGCAAGTTCCGTGAGAAGCACGGAGAAAAAGCCAAGCTCTACGACAACACAGGGAAGAAACACGGTGGACTGTGGTGGACGTACCTGATCAGCCTTTTTGTCAAGACCGGCATCGAGATCACCTTCCTCTACATCCTCCATCACATTTATGACAGTTTCTACCTGCCACGGCTGGTGAAGTGTGAGGTCCAGCCATGTCCCAACGTTGTGGACTGTTACATTGGACGACCCACAGAGAAAAGAGTCTTCACCTACTTCATGGTTGGAGCTTCAGCCCTTTGCATAGTGCTCAGTGTCTGTGAGATCATCTACCTGATCTCAAAACGTGTCATTCGATGTGCCAACAAGTGTAAGAGGCACCAAAGAAGCAGCACACCGCTTAATGGACGATACCAAGACGAGGACAGCAACTGCACCATTCCCTTGCATGAATTGGGCAGAAAATCCGAGTTTAAATCTGAGTCTAAACCAGACTTTAAGCCTGAGTATAAACCTGGGACTAAACCACAGTTTAAATCTGAGCTCAAGCCAACATTTAAGCCAGCCTATAGATCGAGTGGAGACATGATAGCTTCTGCTCCAAACCTCTCAGTTCCCATGTACAAGATGCAGTCTGatataatttga
- the LOC113117234 gene encoding hydroxymethylglutaryl-CoA lyase, mitochondrial-like isoform X1: MAALIMRVGPGSFASARVHRPALCSAAAAIIRSVSVSATQSSSLPERVKIVEVGPRDGLQNEKTVVPTEVKIRLIDMLSEAGLPVIEATSFVSPKWVPQMSDQEEVMRGLHKKAGVNYPVLTPNLKGFQAAMKAGAKEVAIFGAASELFSKKNINCSVDESLLRFEEVMRAANQEGVPVRGYVSCVLGCPYEGKVSPNKVAEVAKRLYSMGCYEISLGDTIGVGTPGGMTEMLNAVKKEVPVEALAVHCHDTYGQALANILVALQNGVSVVDSSVAGLGGCPYAQGASGNVATEDVVYMLHGLGIHTGVDLPKLLDAGSYICHSLNKKTNSKVAQASCKL, from the exons ATGGCGGCGCTCATAATGAGAGTTGGTCCAGGATCTTTCGCTTCTGCTCGGGTTCACAGACCCGCTCTGTGCTCCGCTGCTGCCGCAATAATCAGATCC GTCAGTGTTTCTGCCACACAGTCAAGCTCATTACCTGAGAGGGTTAAGATCGTAGAGGTCGGACCCCGAGATGGACTTCAGAATGAGAAG ACCGTCGTTCCAACGGAGGTGAAGATCCGTCTGATCGATATGCTCTCCGAGGCAGGACTCCCTGTCATTGAGGCCACAAGTTTTGTCTCACCTAAATGGGTCCCTCAG ATGTCCGATCAAGAGGAAGTGATGCGTGGTCTCCACAAGAAAGCTGGCGTGAACTACCCCGTTCTGACCCCTAATCTGAAGGGATTCCAGGCTGCT ATGAAGGCTGGTGCAAAAGAGGTGGCAATATTTGGTGCTGCATCAGAGCTCTTCAGTAAGAAGAACATCAACTGTTCAGTGGATGAGAGTCTTCTGCGCTTTGAGGAGGTGATGAGAGCAGCCAATCAAGAGGGGGTTCCTGTGAGAGG TTATGTGTCATGTGTGCTGGGTTGTCCATATGAAGGGAAAGTATCGCCAAACAAAGTGGCAGAGGTTGCAAAGCGACTGTATTCCATGGGCTGCTATGAGATTTCACTTGGCGATACTATCGGAGTGGGCACTCCAGGGGGCATGACGGAGATGTTGAATGCTGTGAAGAAAGAGGTTCCTGTGGAGGCTTTAGCGGTTCACTGTCATGACACTTATGGACAAGCACTCGCTAACATACTTGTAGCATTACAG AATGGGGTAAGTGTTGTGGACTCATCCGTTGCTGGGCTGGGAGGCTGCCCTTATGCCCAAGGGGCTTCTGGGAATGTTGCAACTGAAGATGTGGTCTATATGCTGCATGGACTGGGAATCCATACT GGAGTGGATCTGCCCAAACTGTTGGACGCTGGCTCATACATCTGTCATTCACTcaacaaaaagacaaattcaaAAGTAGCTCAGGCCTCCTGCAAGCTCTGA
- the LOC113117234 gene encoding hydroxymethylglutaryl-CoA lyase, mitochondrial-like isoform X2, protein MAALIMRVGPGSFASARVHRPALCSAAAAIIRSSSSLPERVKIVEVGPRDGLQNEKTVVPTEVKIRLIDMLSEAGLPVIEATSFVSPKWVPQMSDQEEVMRGLHKKAGVNYPVLTPNLKGFQAAMKAGAKEVAIFGAASELFSKKNINCSVDESLLRFEEVMRAANQEGVPVRGYVSCVLGCPYEGKVSPNKVAEVAKRLYSMGCYEISLGDTIGVGTPGGMTEMLNAVKKEVPVEALAVHCHDTYGQALANILVALQNGVSVVDSSVAGLGGCPYAQGASGNVATEDVVYMLHGLGIHTGVDLPKLLDAGSYICHSLNKKTNSKVAQASCKL, encoded by the exons ATGGCGGCGCTCATAATGAGAGTTGGTCCAGGATCTTTCGCTTCTGCTCGGGTTCACAGACCCGCTCTGTGCTCCGCTGCTGCCGCAATAATCAGATCC TCAAGCTCATTACCTGAGAGGGTTAAGATCGTAGAGGTCGGACCCCGAGATGGACTTCAGAATGAGAAG ACCGTCGTTCCAACGGAGGTGAAGATCCGTCTGATCGATATGCTCTCCGAGGCAGGACTCCCTGTCATTGAGGCCACAAGTTTTGTCTCACCTAAATGGGTCCCTCAG ATGTCCGATCAAGAGGAAGTGATGCGTGGTCTCCACAAGAAAGCTGGCGTGAACTACCCCGTTCTGACCCCTAATCTGAAGGGATTCCAGGCTGCT ATGAAGGCTGGTGCAAAAGAGGTGGCAATATTTGGTGCTGCATCAGAGCTCTTCAGTAAGAAGAACATCAACTGTTCAGTGGATGAGAGTCTTCTGCGCTTTGAGGAGGTGATGAGAGCAGCCAATCAAGAGGGGGTTCCTGTGAGAGG TTATGTGTCATGTGTGCTGGGTTGTCCATATGAAGGGAAAGTATCGCCAAACAAAGTGGCAGAGGTTGCAAAGCGACTGTATTCCATGGGCTGCTATGAGATTTCACTTGGCGATACTATCGGAGTGGGCACTCCAGGGGGCATGACGGAGATGTTGAATGCTGTGAAGAAAGAGGTTCCTGTGGAGGCTTTAGCGGTTCACTGTCATGACACTTATGGACAAGCACTCGCTAACATACTTGTAGCATTACAG AATGGGGTAAGTGTTGTGGACTCATCCGTTGCTGGGCTGGGAGGCTGCCCTTATGCCCAAGGGGCTTCTGGGAATGTTGCAACTGAAGATGTGGTCTATATGCTGCATGGACTGGGAATCCATACT GGAGTGGATCTGCCCAAACTGTTGGACGCTGGCTCATACATCTGTCATTCACTcaacaaaaagacaaattcaaAAGTAGCTCAGGCCTCCTGCAAGCTCTGA
- the LOC113117233 gene encoding zinc finger and BTB domain-containing protein 8A-like isoform X1 gives MEMVCESGTCRPYRSAGDAGHQPIHKWTSADMSAIHQSCLLKQLDQQRQQELFCDCNVLVEGQIFRAHRNVLYGSSGYFRMLLSQGAKDTLESVSASFDVFSPEIFAIILDFIYSGQLELNSSNVIEVMSAASYLQMNDVISYCKAFIKAFLEISTKEDDEGRYLCLSDSSPLQDRRENIIEPSNMCDVSMSSQTRLWDQPEEDQTQEDFRGTSPQPSGLQQNSPPQSSLEAQMEEEQFSSVLPERRRRGSRKRTATSRLVTEDTSLIDLQGVVSHCSQIADELYANIPSIVGVAGVFNKDSTPSMRYKCPFCTHTVKRKADLKRHLRCHTGERPYPCQACSKRFTRLEHLRSHFETIHQARKLVCRKCKRHVTEVTGRVVSEGTRKYRLCDVCIQESGYSELITDGTDGNEDKEGLLLGVEEGMSENRQIAWVMDDDDLAEDSGADLIIQEVEDSDEEASGK, from the exons ATGGAGATGGTTTGTGAAAGTGGGACATGTCGACCGTACCGGAGTGCGGGTGACGCGGGGCATCA gcctATTCACAAATGGACCAGTGCAGATATGTCAGCCATTCACCAGAGCTGTTTGCTAAAGCAGCTGGACCAGCAACGTCAGCAGGAATTGTTCTGTGACTGCAACGTGCTGGTGGAGGGTCAGATTTTCCGCGCACACCGTAACGTCTTGTACGGCAGCAGTGGATATTTCAGGATGCTGCTGTCTCAGGGAGCTAAAGACACTCTAGAGTCTGTAAGTGCTTCTTTTGATGTCTTCAGCCCTGAGATCTTTGCCATCATCCTGGACTTCATTTACTCCGGTCAGCTGGAGCTCAACAGCTCTAATGTAATAGAAGTGATGTCAGCCGCCAGCTACCTGCAGATGAATGACGTCATTTCCTACTGCAAGGCCTTCATTAAAGCTTTCCTTGAGATCAGCACAAAAGAGGACGATGAGGGTCGGTATCTGTGTCTGTCGGACAGCAGTCCACTTCAGGACAGGCGTGAGAACATCATCGAGCCGTCCAACATGTGTGACGTAAGCATGAGCTCTCAGACCAGACTCTGGGATCAACCAGAGGAGGATCAGACGCAGGAGGACTTCAGAGGAACAAGCCCACAGCCGTCAGGGCTTCAGCAGAACTCTCCTCCACAGTCCAGTCTGGAGGCACAAATGGAGGAGGAGCAGTTCAGCTCGGTGCTCCCTGAACGTAGAAGAAGAGGAAGCAGGAAAAGAACTGCCACCAGTCGCTTGGTAACAGAAGACACTTCTCTCATTGACCTGCAGGGGGTGGTATCACACTGCTCTCAGATAGCAGACGAACTGTACGCCAACATTCCGTCTATTGTTGGGGTTGCTGGGGTGTTTAATAAAG ATTCCACGCCCTCTATGCGTTACAAATGTCCattctgcacacacacagtaaagaGAAAGGCCGACTTGAAGCGTCATCTCCGCTGTCACACAGGTGAGCGTCCATATCCCTGCCAGGCCTGCAGCAAACGTTTCACTCGCCTGGAACACCTGCGCAGCCATTTTGAGACG ATCCATCAGGCCCGTAAGCTGGTGTGCAGGAAGTGCAAACGGCATGTAACTGAAGTCACTGGGCGAGTTGTAAGCGAGGGAACCCGCAAATACAGGCTGTGTGATGTTTGCATTCAAGAGAGCGGCTACAGTGAGTTGATTACTGATGGGACTGATGGAAATGAGGACAAGGAAGGCCTGTTGTTGGGTGTGGAAGAGGGTATGAGTGAGAACAGGCAAATTGCATGGGTCATGGATGACGATGACCTCGCAGAAGATTCCGGAGCAGATCTCATAATACAGGAAGTGGAGGACAGCGACGAGGAAGCCAGTGGAAAGTGA
- the LOC113117233 gene encoding zinc finger and BTB domain-containing protein 8A-like isoform X2 — MSAIHQSCLLKQLDQQRQQELFCDCNVLVEGQIFRAHRNVLYGSSGYFRMLLSQGAKDTLESVSASFDVFSPEIFAIILDFIYSGQLELNSSNVIEVMSAASYLQMNDVISYCKAFIKAFLEISTKEDDEGRYLCLSDSSPLQDRRENIIEPSNMCDVSMSSQTRLWDQPEEDQTQEDFRGTSPQPSGLQQNSPPQSSLEAQMEEEQFSSVLPERRRRGSRKRTATSRLVTEDTSLIDLQGVVSHCSQIADELYANIPSIVGVAGVFNKDSTPSMRYKCPFCTHTVKRKADLKRHLRCHTGERPYPCQACSKRFTRLEHLRSHFETIHQARKLVCRKCKRHVTEVTGRVVSEGTRKYRLCDVCIQESGYSELITDGTDGNEDKEGLLLGVEEGMSENRQIAWVMDDDDLAEDSGADLIIQEVEDSDEEASGK; from the exons ATGTCAGCCATTCACCAGAGCTGTTTGCTAAAGCAGCTGGACCAGCAACGTCAGCAGGAATTGTTCTGTGACTGCAACGTGCTGGTGGAGGGTCAGATTTTCCGCGCACACCGTAACGTCTTGTACGGCAGCAGTGGATATTTCAGGATGCTGCTGTCTCAGGGAGCTAAAGACACTCTAGAGTCTGTAAGTGCTTCTTTTGATGTCTTCAGCCCTGAGATCTTTGCCATCATCCTGGACTTCATTTACTCCGGTCAGCTGGAGCTCAACAGCTCTAATGTAATAGAAGTGATGTCAGCCGCCAGCTACCTGCAGATGAATGACGTCATTTCCTACTGCAAGGCCTTCATTAAAGCTTTCCTTGAGATCAGCACAAAAGAGGACGATGAGGGTCGGTATCTGTGTCTGTCGGACAGCAGTCCACTTCAGGACAGGCGTGAGAACATCATCGAGCCGTCCAACATGTGTGACGTAAGCATGAGCTCTCAGACCAGACTCTGGGATCAACCAGAGGAGGATCAGACGCAGGAGGACTTCAGAGGAACAAGCCCACAGCCGTCAGGGCTTCAGCAGAACTCTCCTCCACAGTCCAGTCTGGAGGCACAAATGGAGGAGGAGCAGTTCAGCTCGGTGCTCCCTGAACGTAGAAGAAGAGGAAGCAGGAAAAGAACTGCCACCAGTCGCTTGGTAACAGAAGACACTTCTCTCATTGACCTGCAGGGGGTGGTATCACACTGCTCTCAGATAGCAGACGAACTGTACGCCAACATTCCGTCTATTGTTGGGGTTGCTGGGGTGTTTAATAAAG ATTCCACGCCCTCTATGCGTTACAAATGTCCattctgcacacacacagtaaagaGAAAGGCCGACTTGAAGCGTCATCTCCGCTGTCACACAGGTGAGCGTCCATATCCCTGCCAGGCCTGCAGCAAACGTTTCACTCGCCTGGAACACCTGCGCAGCCATTTTGAGACG ATCCATCAGGCCCGTAAGCTGGTGTGCAGGAAGTGCAAACGGCATGTAACTGAAGTCACTGGGCGAGTTGTAAGCGAGGGAACCCGCAAATACAGGCTGTGTGATGTTTGCATTCAAGAGAGCGGCTACAGTGAGTTGATTACTGATGGGACTGATGGAAATGAGGACAAGGAAGGCCTGTTGTTGGGTGTGGAAGAGGGTATGAGTGAGAACAGGCAAATTGCATGGGTCATGGATGACGATGACCTCGCAGAAGATTCCGGAGCAGATCTCATAATACAGGAAGTGGAGGACAGCGACGAGGAAGCCAGTGGAAAGTGA
- the LOC113117236 gene encoding LOW QUALITY PROTEIN: UDP-glucose 4-epimerase-like (The sequence of the model RefSeq protein was modified relative to this genomic sequence to represent the inferred CDS: deleted 2 bases in 2 codons): MRQKILVTGGAGYIGSHCVVELIEAGYHPVVIDNFSNAVREEGNGPESLRRIEKFLNTQIEFHELDLLDKPGLEKLFKKHSFYAVMHFAGLKAVGESVEQPLRYYRVNLTGTINLLEVMQSHGVRNLVFSSSATVYGDPQKLPIDEQHPVGGCTNPYGKTKYFIEEMIRDQCTAEKDWNAVLLRYFNPIGAHISGQIGEDPQGIPNNLLPYVAQVAIGRRNHLNVFGNDYSTPDGTGVRDYIHVVDLAKGHIAAVRKLKDNCGCKVYNLGTGTGYSVLQMVNAMEKASGRKIAYQTAPRRSGDVASCYADPTLAEKELGWKAEYGLERMCEDLWRWQSQNPTGFSNGTQS, from the exons ATGCGTCAGAAGATCTTGGTGACAGGAGGAGCTGGATACATTGGCAGCCACTGTGTTGTGGAGCTCATAGAGGCTGGTTATCACCCTGTGGTCATCGATAACTTCAGTAATGCTGTCAGAG AAGAGGGAAATGGTCCAGAGAGCTTACGGAGAATAGAGAAGTTTCTGAACACTCAGATTGAGTTCCATGAGCTGGACCTTCTGGATAAACCTGGATTGGAGAAATTATTCAAAAAG CACTCCTTCTATGCAGTGATG CACTTTGCAGGACTGAAAGCTGTGGGTGAATCAGTAGAACAGCCT TTACGATACTACAGAGTCAATCTCACAGGAACCATCAATCTGCTAGAG GTGATGCAGTCTCATGGAGTGCGTAATCTGGTATTCAGCAGCTCCGCCACCGTCTATGGAGACCCCCAGAAACTCCCCATTGATGAGCAGCATCCAGTGGGTGGCTGCACAAACCCCTATGGCAAGACCAAGTACTTCATAGAGGAAATGATCAGGGACCAGTGCACAGCAGAGAAG GACTGGAATGCCGTGCTGCTCAGGTACTTCAATCCCATTGGTGCTCACATCTCAGGACAGATTGGTGAAGATCCACAGGGAATCCCAAACAACCTTCTGCCTTATGTTGCCCAG GTGGCTATTGGCAGACGAAACCATCTGAATGTGTTTGGAAATGACTACAGCACACCTGATGGAACAG GTGTGAGAGACTACATCCATGTTGTTGACTTGGCAAAGGGGCACATTGCTGCTGTCAGGAAACTGAAGGACAACTGTGGGTGTAAA GTTTATAATCTGGGCACAGGTACAGGCTACTCAGTGCTGCAGATGGTGAATGCCATGGAAAAAGCTTCAGGTCGAAAG ATTGCCTATCAGACTGCACCTCGCCGCAGCGGTGATGTGGCCTCCTGCTATGCAGACCCAACTCTGGCAGAGAAAGAGCTTGGCTGGAAGGCTGAATACGGCCTGGAGAGGATGT GTGAGGATTTGTGGCGCTGGCAATCCCAGAATCCCACAGGATTCAGTAATGGAACACAGTCTTAA